ATTTATGAATCCTTTTGCATCTTTGTGATCATAGAGTTCTACACCTTCGAATGATGATAAATCTGGATCGTATATGGAGTATTGACTTTCTCTAGAAAGTGGTATGATATTACCTTTGTATAGTTTTAGCTTGACTTTACCTGATACGTATCTGTTTATGTAGTCAAAAAATTCATCAATAGCATATCTCAAAGGGTGGAACCATTTCCCATAATACACCAATTCTGCGTATTTTATTGATAGCATTTCCTTTAATGACGTTATATCTCTGTCCCATACTAGTTGTGATAAAAGATTATGTGCTGAGTATAGTATTGTTAATCCAGGAGTTTCATATACTCCTCTTGATTTTATACCTACTAGTCTGTTTTCTACTATATCAACTCTACCTATTCCGTTTCTACCACCTATTTTGTTTAGTTCTGATAGTAGTATATGTGGTTCTAGATTTTTGTTGTTTACTGTTATAGGTATTCCTGCGTGGAATGTTATCTCTACTTCTTCTGGAGTATCTGATGCTTTTTCTGGTGATATTGTCATTTTGAACATTTCTTCATCATATGGTTTTGTAGGATCTTCTAATATTCCACCTTCGTAGCTTATGTGTGCTAAGTTTGGATCAGTGCTATAAGGTTTTTTAGTTGTTGCTTCAACTGGTATATTATTTTCTTCCGCGTATTTTATCATATCATTCCTGCCTTTGAATTTTGAGAGAAAGTCTTCATCTTTCCAGGGTGATATTATTTTCAGATCTGGTGCTAGTGCTTTGTATGTTAGTTCAAATCTAACTTGATCATTACCTTTTCCTGTTGCTCCGTGTGCTACTGCATCAGCATTTTCAAATCTTGCTATTTCAACTTGTTTTCTCGCTATGATAGGTCTTGCCATTGATGTTCCAAGCAGATAGTTTTCGTATTTCGCTTCGGCCTTTAGGACCTTCCAGATTACCTCTTTTACAAATTCTTCTCTCAAATCCTCAATGTATACTTTGCTTGCGCCTGTCTTAAGTGCTTTATCTTTTATCTTTTCAAAATTGTCTTCTTGTCCTAAGTTTGCGATAAATGCTATTATCTCTGCGTTATACCTATCCTTTAGATATTTTAGTATTACCGATGTGTCAAGTCCACCAGAGTATGCTAAGACTATTTTCATCGTAACCTCCAGAAGTTGTATTATTATAACTAACTACTACCTTGATTTCAAAAATTATTGTATAAAGTTGCTCCCATACTAGCTTTTAATGAAGCTAGTTATAGTTTGGTTTTTTGATTAAGTTTTAGATTAGTTAATTTTTTGAGTTTGCTGATATTTTTTGTTATAATATTAACATGAGGTTTCTTAAAGTTTTTATTGTTTTGTATTTAGTTTCCATTGTTTTTGTATCTTGTATAAATATAACGGCTAATAGGATATCTGTTCAGATAGCTAAAGGTGCTGGTAACAATTACTATGAAATTAGTGTATATAGCAATTCTGGTTTGACTCTAGAGAATACTAATACTTTTGTTTTTTCAATACAAGACAACAAGAATGTTCTTCTAGAATCTGCTACTGGTAATTTAGATAGAGGTTATTCTTCTTGGACTTCGTATAGAAATTATAATAGAGGTGTTTACATTGTTGTTGTTAAAATTGACATGACAGGTGATAAGGTATTTTCTTCAGGAGAAGATATTTTTTCTTACAAGTACGTTGTTGTAGCAGAGGATAATAGTAGTGCAGTATCGTTTTCAGATACGGATAACTGGATCGGATTGTAATGAGAATTATCATACTGGTTTTGTGCCTTTTGTTGGTGGTAACTGGTGTTTCCGAGGGGGTTGTCTCAAACTTTATATCTTTTAGGTTTGATAACAAGTTTGATTTTTTTTATTTCAGATCTTTTTCTGCTCCTTATACGTTTTCTTCTCTTTTGAATAATAAGACTAATTTTATGTTTTCATTTCATTTTAGTGATTCTGGTTTAGATGTTAAGATAGGTGACATTTGGAGTGTTTTTGGTAGAGGAATTGTAGTAGGTGATAATAGATATGGTTTTTTAACAAGGTACCTATATCATAATAGGTTTTATTCGAACGATGTCCTTAGCTTTAATTACGATAAATCTGATAGAAATTTTGATGGTATTCAAGACATAAGAAAAGGGAGTTCTTTTGGTCTTTTGAATACTAAGGTATTTGCTTTGTTTTCTGATGATTTTGAAGATAGTTTATTTGGTGGTTTTCTAAGGGTTCAAGGTATTGATTTGTTATTTGCTAATTATGTAGATAGTAGTTTTGTGTCTATTAATCATAAAAACCAAAGTTTAGAAGGAATAGTTTATGATTTTGAGTTTGCGATTTTATTCAAAAATGGTGTAAGTTATGCTTTCTCTTGGTTACTTGAATGGTATTACAGGAAATTTGAGTTTTCACTAGAAGGTAGAATCCTAGAAGATAGGTATTATTCTCCTTTTACATCTTCATTTTTTTCTATTGATTATGTTAGGAAAGGTATTATTTTTTCTTCTATTTACAGAGATGATGATTTTAAGTTTTCATATGTTAATAAATTAGTTTTTGATAATCTTGCTTATGTTACTAACGAGTTTAGTATTTTTGTGATGACTAGAGTTTTTGATTTTTCTTTTTTTGACATTGAGATTTTGAGGGATGAAAGTCAGAAAAAAGTATTTATCTATGTTTATCCTTATATTAGTTCAACAAATTTTGCTTTTTATGTAAAACCTCTTTTTTGTTTAGATGAAATATTTTTTGACTTTGAGAATTTACAAATATCATTTTGGTGTAAGATAGGTAATTTTAGGTTTAGTTCTAGTGTTTTTTTACCTTTTGATAGTAATTTTACGTACATATTTTACTCTACGTTTTTGAGAGATGGTTTTGGTGATAATTTTGATATTCCTATTTATAATGTAGACGGTATAACTTCTCTAATTGGTTTTTCTATTTTATCTCATTGGTTAGAGAGTGAAATTTTGTTATTTGTTTCTCAAAATGGCGGTTTTAAAGTTTTTTTGATGTCTAATTTCAAAGTTTGACACTGAATGGAATTAATATTGTTGGTGATGCTAGTGTTGTAATTTTATTGTTGATATCACTTGATATGGTGTATCTAATGTCTAACCCTATCCACATATTATTCACAAAGTTATAGTTTATCCCTATGGTTGGTTCAAATACTAACGATATACTTGTGAATGAGAATGCGGTTGATGTTATTGATGCATTTTGAATTCCGATGCCAGTTATTGTCCCTGCTTTTATGTATAGGTTGTTTTTTTTCTCGAATGAGTATATCAAGAAGTTGTATAGTGTTGCTAGTTTAATAGAGAAAATTGAAAATGAACTTGTCTCTGATTGTGAAAATACGAATGAAGTTTCCGGAGCTATTGATATGTAATCCGAAGAAGAAAATTTAGAGACTCCAATTTCTACTTCTGCCCTTAATGCTGTGCCTATGCCGACAGCATCCGCAAAAAACAAAGTAACAGGTGCTAAATTTATACTTACGTTATCTTCAGCGAATGTTAGTGTAGGTGCTAATATTAGTAAGAGTAGTAATAGTACAAGAAAGTTTTGCATATTCATCCTCCTCTAATTTAGAAAAACGAATTTGAATTGTGTTAGGTGACAATTTAGTTGTTTAAGTTATCTCTATGCCTAAGATGAATTTTACTATGTTTGACATTATTCTCAGAAAATTAGATGTTTCTAGTATATAGTGTAATTGTGGTAGTATATCCGTGAATATAACAAAGTATCCTATCAACATGATACCATTTATTGAGAATAGTAAGAATCCTACCATTTT
This genomic window from Brevinematales bacterium contains:
- a CDS encoding argininosuccinate synthase; amino-acid sequence: MKIVLAYSGGLDTSVILKYLKDRYNAEIIAFIANLGQEDNFEKIKDKALKTGASKVYIEDLREEFVKEVIWKVLKAEAKYENYLLGTSMARPIIARKQVEIARFENADAVAHGATGKGNDQVRFELTYKALAPDLKIISPWKDEDFLSKFKGRNDMIKYAEENNIPVEATTKKPYSTDPNLAHISYEGGILEDPTKPYDEEMFKMTISPEKASDTPEEVEITFHAGIPITVNNKNLEPHILLSELNKIGGRNGIGRVDIVENRLVGIKSRGVYETPGLTILYSAHNLLSQLVWDRDITSLKEMLSIKYAELVYYGKWFHPLRYAIDEFFDYINRYVSGKVKLKLYKGNIIPLSRESQYSIYDPDLSSFEGVELYDHKDAKGFINLYGLPTKIMGMKRMV